The DNA region GTTCAGTCCGAGACCGGTTTTGCGCAGGAACACCGTCCTCGCAGAAGTGGTGGAGAAACTGAAGCTCACCGACGGGCTGAGCGCCACCGCACCCGAGCTCTACCGCGGCGGAGTGGGCGACGTCCCTTGCGACTTCTGCCCTATCGACGGGAAGCTCAAAGCAGTCAAGTCGTGTTTGGCGTGCCTCGCCTCGTACTGCGACCTCCACGTCGCTCCGCACCGCGAAGTGGGGACTCTGCGGCGGCACAAGTTGGTGGCCGCGATAGCTAACCTCGCCGAGAGGCTATGTGCTCAGCACAGGCTCGGCTTGGAGGGCGGCGGCTCCGATGCCGAGGCGTCGGAATGGAACGGGGACTGCATGCTGTGCGAGTGTGACCAGGAAGAGTTGCATTACGAGAACACGCAGAGAGCCCGAAGGAAGGTTAGACATGGTTCTTCCTCCGTATGGTTGTATGTTTTCTCGCGACGGCGGTGTTGTTGTCGGTAGGGGGGGATTccctcttgtttgtgtgttacgCGTGTACATGTGTCATGTGGTTTgagtccccccctcctcctcctcctcatccctgtTCTGCACTCCATGGATAGGGGAGAAGTTAGGATGCCTGCCTGTAATCTAGCCTACAAAACAAGGTCTGGGacgtgtgagtgggtggggatGGAACGACCTCTGTTTCTGGACACCGTGTGCTGAAGGTCGTGCTATTTACAGACATGCTGAGGGGCAAGTGCCATTAGAGAACGTCTTGAATCAGGCAGAGAACATGTCAAGAAACGGCACACAAGAAAAATAACGATTTCAAAGAACTTGCCTGACATAGCATGTTTTAGTGTGATTTTTGTGCAGCATCAACAGGCTATATTCTCTCCTATCCACACAAGTTTTGACAAGTTAATTgtaagcaccacacacacacacacacacacacacacacacacacacacacacaccacgtgccCTAATCAGACATGTCCTGGAGATGATGAAAGTGGACCTTGTCTCGCGTTTGTTCCCCCTCTCCAGGCCCAGCTGGAGGACTCTCAGCGGACAGTGCAGATGCGGATCCGGAATGGCGAGCGGGAACTGGAGGAATGCCAACAGACCCTGGAGTCCCTCAAGGTGAGAGGAGCGGACAgtaggggcgtgtgtgtgtgtgtgtgtgtgtgtgtgtgtgtgtacgtgtttgtgtgtgtgtgtggggggggggggacagttACTCTCAGCTATCTCCTGAGTCCCTTTTTTGGTTGCTAAAGTGCGGAGCAGTGCAGTTGTGAAGTATGAGGCTcccaacacaagcacaaacattcTTTTGCCACGTCATTTGATCTTCAAGAAGAGTGAAAGGAGGAGGGGGTCTGTCCTGGATTGCAGTGTGACTCATACAGTATAGCAGATGGGGATCTGACCTGTTGCACACACGTTGAGGTGTCCCAAAAGACTGACTCACTGATCACACTAGATCTCTATCGGAGATGATATTAGCATTATTAAGTGATAATGGGAAGGTCCAGGTTGGATACAATTGCTTGTAGTCATTAGCATTATAAAATTGTAATAACAGTATTATGTAAATATTTAAGAGAAGTGTCCTCCGGAAGGAACCACAAACAATTCTTTGTGGatagaatataatataatataatagaatagaatatatactttttttgatctcgtgagggaaatttctctgcatttaacccaatttaaccgaattagtgaacacacacagcacacagtgaacacacagtgaggtgaatcacacactaacccagagcagtgagctgcctgcccaaccagcggcgctcggggagcagtgaggggttaggtgccttgctcaagggcacttcagccgtggactggtcggggattgatgAGTGATTGATGCTCAAGATAATGATTCGTTAATTATTCCACACAGTGATGCGATATGTGCTCCAGTTATTTTACATCGGTGGAACAAAAATGCACTAAAGCTTATGCAGATATCCAGTTATGTGTAAAGCAGATCCAGTTGTAGCCTGCCAGAACCAGTTCTGGGATAGTAGCGGCAAGAGAAGGGAGATCCAATGgaaatgttttctttaatgtCGTCTACGTTTGCTCATCTCCTGGCTGGACATTTCGAGGTAGCATTCCTCCCTGAGCGTGCTTTATGGATGCTAATGAATCAAGAGCACATCAAAACCAAGTTGAGAAGTTTTAGCAACTGCGCATGTTGTGTGGAATCTCTTGAATGTGGAGGACACATAAGTGTTTCGTCCTCAGAGCTGGTCATCAGTTGCACATTTTGTGTTAGTCAAGTTACGCATTCTCCACACCATATCAGTTCACACAGAGCAGAGATGCCAATAACATGTCCATTTTCATGTCTGTAGTGCAAAGTCACAAACTGTCCCTGAAGTCTTCTTCCACCCTGTTAGTATGTCCTTTCtcatcttcaaaaaaaaaagtcacgacacaattgttttgttttgttgtagttTTTGAAATGCTATCCATATTTAAGTTATGTGGGTATATTATGGAGGATATTTGTCCAATCAAAACATTTTAGATaggtctttattgtcctataaaggataGTCTTTTCACACAAAAAAGTCTGACTAAAATAAATTATGTTAATCTCTCTTGTTAAAAGCTGATCACTAAAAAAACAGGGTTTACAAAGCTCAAAATTGCCCACCCTGTTTGGGGTTTGGGGGTTTAGGTTTCATTTCACCGCTGGTTGGAAACAAGAGGTGAACCAAGGATGCCCAGACCCGTTTTCAAGAATAAGAGAATAAGTCGGGTGTCAGTGAGGCTACCAAATGGACAAATTGTTCAAAGAGGACCGGTCGGAGTCCGTGTTAATAGCTTCCCTTTAGATGCCATAGTGACTCCCATTCATGAGTTGTCGGTGATGGCTCACAACAGTTGGTGCATTAGTCTGATTGAGACAAATCCCCTTAGCTTCCTGGGCTAGAGTCTGTGTTTTGTGAGATCATTCAGGAAGAGGTCTCAGACTGCAGCCAAAAAAACAGCTGCTGGggggcctgagtgtgtgtgcggtggaggGGGGTGCTTTGTAGTTTGTCCATTTATTCTGTCCgtctatacagtgtgtgtgtgtgtgtgtgtatgtgtgtgtgtgtgtgtgtgtctttttgaggAGATCAGAGAAGAGTTTTCCTTTCTAAGGACATAAACTAGAATCTAATAGTGTTTTTTGTAAGAATTGTAAGTCATTTATGAATTTAAGGGAAGGTATTTAAGGAAAGTGAATTTACTGGTGTGATGCCATGTCTAGGAGAGCACAAGACTGACCTTCGTTCGTCAGAAACTCCCTGTGCTGTAGGTCGTCTGAAGGGGCGTTGTCAGACACACCTATGATAAGTGTACGTGGTGTGTACACGTGCTGAAATGTGCTAGGTGTGGAGAAAGTGGCAGCTTGTTTGTCACCATGGTTCCTGCCCACCAGAGCTCTGCTGTGTCTCTTTTGTTTGTGTAATGACTCAACAAGTAAAGTATGAAGAACTTGAaccttcttttgtgtgtgtgtgtgtgtgtgtgtgtgtgtgtgtgtgtgtgtgagtgcgcgcgtgtgtgtgtgtgtgctcgcctgCCACAGAGCTCTACATTCCTGCTCCTCTTTGCGCTGTCAGCGTTGAGTGTGACAAATGATTGTGAATCCTGCCATCTGGTCTGGAGTTATCACAGTTCAGTGTCCAACAAAGAGTGCTGTGCAAGTGTAACTGTTGTTGGGCCCGGAATAAATGTAGGGTttagatctgatctgatctcatCAAATCCCATTGGCCTTACTCTTCTAACCTTGTCAGAAGATGAAATCtaaatgtgtctctctctttattacAATCTAACCTATGTGCTGTATTATTTGGTTACATGTGTTGTTTTAATCCTTAGTTGACAATTTGTTGCAATATTCTGTTGCCGTGACATGGCAACCGAACCTACtattatctgtctgtctgtcagtccgtAGATTTatctttccatttttttctgGAATCTATTTCCTTCGATCATGTCATCCACAAAATACATATGTATATGATTACATTTAGTCACTAGCTTTGCTTACATTGatactgtttattgtttatgttgctaCTCTCTTTAGTCAACACTTTAGTCTGATCAACTGCTAcatttaattattgtattgtttttgtttgtatgtcgctttggacaaaggcgtctgctaagcaacataaccataaccgctaagcaacataaccataaccataagcatacacacatatataatatgatatatatatatttatatgtaatGGCTTGTGTGAATCTGCCACTCGCTCTGTCTGTCGTGTTTGtttattagtttgtttgttgtgtcccTCCCTCCTAACTCACCCCCGCGATGCTGTGCTTGTCTGtcttgtttgttcatttgtctgattgtttgtttgttgtgtttgtttgtcccgGTGGCGGGGGTCAGAGTTCGGCGGGGGCGGTGCGGCAGGAGAGCGAGGTGCTGTTTGCGGAGCTGGCGCAGCGTCTGCAGAAGGCCGGCGTGGAGGTGCGGACGCGGCTGGAGGCGCGGGAGCGGGCGCTGCTGGGACGGGCCGAACGCGACCTCGAGGAGCTGCGCCGCGAGCTGGACGACCTCCGCCGCCGCGAGCACGACATGGGCCAGCTGCTGCTGAGCGAGGACAACGCCCACTTCCTGCAGGTAGGAGCCAATCaccagtgggcatgaggtgggATTTACGGACGAGTGACAGCTGTCAACGCCCACTTCCTGCAGGTAGGAGCCAATCaccagtgggcatgaggtggtATTTAGGGACGAGCGACAGTTGTCAACGCCCTCCTGCAGCTATACCAATCACCAGTGATCATGAGGTGGGGTTTAGGGACGAGTGACAGTTGTCAACGCCCACTTCCTGCAGGTAGGAGCCAATCACCAATGGGCATGAGGTGGTATTGAGGGACGAGTGACAGCTGTCAACGCCCACTCTCTGTAATGGGCCAGTGATTGGTATGAATGAGGTGGGGTTTAGGGATGAGTGACAGCTGTTAACGCCCACTTCCCTCAGGTAGGGGCCAATCACGAGTGAGCAGTGACAGCTGCAGAGGAATGTGTGGAGTTTTATGGTGTCatagttttttttgtcattgattTACATTTGTGCTTTTCTACACATTTGCGGAGATCTATGGTGTTGTCTCTCTGAGTAGTAGATGTAATAACATCGTTGTAAAAAAGTAACTGAATTCAGAATGTGAAATTTATGATTTATAAACAGAATTATGTGAATTTATGTGACTGTTTTCTTTGCCAGACAAGGTTGACATACAAGAACAATTTGGCAGCAGAACTGATCTGAACTGTGTTATAAATCACTTGGCAGGAGCCAGATATGGAGAGACTGGCGCGGATTCTTTTCTCATGTTTACAAGGAGCTGCCGCTGATTCATTGGGGCTCATTGGCAGGGACCCACAACATAGCAGCACACTGACCATCCGGCCTtttactcacacagacaggctTTGGGGAAAATCAGTGACCCTATTCCAAATCTCAATGTCTACTCAATGCTGTAGTGAAATAAACACATTTCCCGCAGACAGGAGTCAGTAATCATATCCATAAGGTGTGGCCACAAGATTCATTGCTAATTTAGGCTgaattcgctttggacaaatgcgtctgctaagcaacataCCATAAGCaaccataaccacacacacacatatatatagtatatatatatatatatatatatataatggaTTGTGTGAATCTGCCGCTCGTCCCTAAACCCCATCTCATGCCCACTGGTGATTGGCTCCTACCTGCAGGAAGTGGGCATTGTGTCTACTTGTGCTGTAGTGAAATGAACACATTTCCCGCAGACAGGAGTCAGTAATCGTATCCATAAGGTGTGGCCACGAGATTCATTGCTAATTTAGGCTTCATTCGGTTTTATCGGTTTAATTCCATTGGTTTAAGTCAGTGGTGGAGTTTGCATCATCTCACCTGGGAATTTCTCCTTTGTTTTGAGTTTAGGTTGTACATGGCAGTTATCAAGAGATAGTAgtagtatagtatatatacttttttgatcccgtgagggaaattcggtctctgcatttatcctaatttgtgaattagtgaacacacacagcatgccgtgaatacacagtgagttgaagcacacactaacccagagcagtgagctgcctgcccaacagcggcgctcggggagcagatCAAGTAGGCGTCAGCTACCGCGTCACAGTTAACTTGCTTGCATCCTGATTCTGACGTTTGCTTCCTTCCGTCTGTGTGTTCTGCGTGTCCGTGTTCAGACGGCTCCCTCGCTCTGCATCCCCCCGACCAGCGGGCGGCGCCCTCGAGCAGCCGGCGTGCCCACGGAGTGCTTCAGCGGCACGCGCCGTGCCCTGTGCCACCTGCGCGCCCGCATGGATGAGCTGTGCGCCGAGGAGGTGGACAAGATCAGCCGCGCAGGTGAGACCGACACGCTGGTGGAAAATATCTAAACGGaggggagagtgagacagacagacagacagacagataggctgacagacaagcagacagggAGGCATTACCGTAATTTAAAGAGTTCAGCAATGAATGCTGCGgagaggtgtgtgagagagagagagagagtaagaaagagagagagagtgagagagaaagagagagatgagagagagaaagagagaagagaagaaaaagaagatgaAGACAACTCAAGGTATCTATAACAGTATCAGTAACCATCTGGCTGACGGTATTTAAAGGTTCTTCACTCGGTTTTGCACCACACATGCAGGCTTTCTGACAAATAACCCTATAATGAATTATTTGTCGTTTTTTTTGGTCCCAGGGAGGCTTATATAGCACACACGGTCTCGAGTGTTTAACACAGTGGTCAGCCAGAACACCACTCTGGCTTTTACAAGCCACCACACTGTCACAAGAGCAAGCTCCTGGTTAATGTGTCATTAGCCTTCAttaaagggggagagagagagataaatgtcTACGTCTACGATCTATGTCTACTTTTATgtctagagatgcaccgattgcaagtttttggccgattccgatttccgatttttcatcgagtttggccggccgataccgattttagccgattccgatttaatttcttctaaccactttacagcacaaagaaagagttattttctagcctatattttttttaatacaacatgttagaaatgtaggcctaatcaacttatcaatggctggtagaaaaatgtgaatagacagattcttcttcaagtcttcttcagctgcagtaatcccagtgtgggacattaatttcacacatgtagaaatgcactaggaacactatttcttttcttctcacatccatatgcaatatccaactgtaaatatcttcagaatactgataactgaagttagtgctacataggctgagatgttggaaaatgacaacaaaaaagaataattttgagaagccttgaaacacagcaaatgacttacattctcagtccacactcttctttgaactttcgcgattgcttgggatactaaggaagtgtccatattt from Sardina pilchardus chromosome 1, fSarPil1.1, whole genome shotgun sequence includes:
- the LOC134090372 gene encoding E3 ubiquitin-protein ligase TRIM47-like isoform X2; this translates as MAQANISVTESQFRCPICLDILNDPVSIPCGHTYCMVCMNSYWDQAESGPYSCPQCRETFSPRPVLRRNTVLAEVVEKLKLTDGLSATAPELYRGGVGDVPCDFCPIDGKLKAVKSCLACLASYCDLHVAPHREVGTLRRHKLVAAIANLAERLCAQHRLGLEGGGSDAEASEWNGDCMLCECDQEELHYENTQRARRKAQLEDSQRTVQMRIRNGERELEECQQTLESLKSSAGAVRQESEVLFAELAQRLQKAGVEVRTRLEARERALLGRAERDLEELRRELDDLRRREHDMGQLLLSEDNAHFLQTAPSLCIPPTSGRRPRAAGVPTECFSGTRRALCHLRARMDELCAEEVDKISRAANDNSSHAIAGESQKVSVPMAFQFSTLALQPSDQRLRSTFLRYASRLTLDPDTAHPTLFLLDGPQGAHCGEEPQAYPLHPLRFDSVAQVLCKEGQFGGASYWEVEWQGGGWVDVGVTYRAIGRKGGGKPCLLGRNDNSWRLRCTHAGYAAWHDNRKITVAAEPSPRIGVYLDRHKGELSFYRLAEAAELLHTFRCTFSQPVYPAFRLDLDSTLLICPLDRGNGDSSCT